A region from the Pseudomonas sp. P8_229 genome encodes:
- a CDS encoding spinster family MFS transporter, translated as MQNSTQAANAWRILFLLFLANLFNFFDRTIPAIIIEPIRMEWHLSDFQLGIVGTAFTLVYAIAGLPLGRMADTGSRSKLMGWGLATWSALTAVNGLVGSFWSFLLVRMGIGIGEASYAPAANSLIGDLFPAHRRARAMGIFMLGLPLGLLLAFFTIGAMVKAFDSWRAPFFIAAVPGLILAIFMFFIKEPKRGAAETVQVSQERVDKPIRRVLAVPTFLWLVMAGLCFNFATYACNSFLVPMLQRYFLMPLQEAAVATGVIVGVTGLIGLTLGGWIADKIHQRVANGRLLFAGFSLIISTVCTAWALHAGRVEIGVFVAVFSVGWLFAYNFYTCVYTAIQDVVEPRLRATAMALFFAGLYLLGGGLGPVVVGALSDHFAKSAMFSAGAEQMTEAFKAVGLHDAMYLIPVALFFTMVFLFLAARCFVRDAQRMREGLVAVSEPDVAVATA; from the coding sequence ATGCAGAACTCGACCCAAGCGGCGAATGCCTGGCGCATTCTGTTCCTGTTGTTCCTTGCCAACCTGTTCAATTTCTTCGACCGCACCATTCCGGCGATCATCATCGAGCCGATCCGCATGGAATGGCACCTCAGCGACTTCCAACTGGGGATCGTCGGCACTGCATTCACTCTGGTGTATGCGATTGCCGGCCTGCCATTAGGCCGGATGGCCGATACCGGTTCGCGCAGCAAACTGATGGGCTGGGGTCTGGCAACCTGGAGCGCGCTGACGGCAGTCAACGGTCTGGTCGGCAGTTTCTGGAGTTTCCTGCTGGTGCGCATGGGCATCGGCATTGGCGAGGCCAGTTACGCCCCGGCGGCCAACTCGTTGATCGGCGACCTGTTCCCGGCGCACCGCCGGGCACGGGCGATGGGCATTTTCATGCTCGGCTTGCCGTTGGGCCTGCTGCTGGCGTTTTTCACCATCGGCGCGATGGTCAAGGCGTTCGACAGCTGGCGTGCGCCGTTCTTTATTGCGGCGGTGCCGGGGCTGATTCTGGCGATATTCATGTTCTTCATTAAAGAGCCGAAGCGCGGTGCGGCGGAAACCGTGCAGGTCTCGCAGGAGCGAGTCGACAAGCCGATCCGCCGCGTTCTCGCGGTGCCGACCTTCCTCTGGCTGGTGATGGCGGGTTTGTGCTTCAACTTCGCCACCTATGCCTGCAACTCGTTTCTGGTGCCGATGCTGCAACGGTATTTCCTGATGCCGTTGCAGGAGGCCGCCGTGGCGACCGGGGTGATTGTCGGCGTTACCGGGTTGATTGGCCTGACCCTCGGCGGCTGGATCGCCGACAAGATTCATCAGCGGGTCGCCAATGGCCGGCTGTTGTTTGCCGGCTTCAGCCTGATCATCTCGACCGTGTGCACAGCGTGGGCGCTGCACGCAGGGCGGGTCGAGATCGGCGTGTTCGTCGCGGTGTTCAGCGTCGGCTGGCTGTTTGCCTACAACTTTTACACCTGCGTCTATACGGCGATTCAGGACGTGGTCGAACCGCGCCTGCGGGCTACGGCGATGGCACTGTTCTTTGCTGGACTGTATCTGCTCGGCGGCGGACTGGGGCCGGTGGTGGTGGGGGCGTTGTCGGATCACTTCGCCAAATCGGCGATGTTCTCGGCGGGGGCTGAGCAGATGACCGAGGCGTTCAAGGCGGTGGGGCTGCATGACGCGATGTACCTGATCCCGGTTGCGCTGTTCTTCACCATGGTGTTTCTGTTTCTGGCGGCGCGGTGTTTTGTGCGCGATGCGCAGCGGATGAGGGAGGGGTTGGTGGC
- a CDS encoding YkgJ family cysteine cluster protein, which yields MSEVSPCLNCGACCSHFRVSFFWGECASSGGTVPDELVTQISPSRVAMNGTDCKSPRCTALVGEVGSQVQCSIYEQRSSPCREFESSWENGEQNVDCDKARARFGLPPLQPGWAEIPYDQSA from the coding sequence ATGTCCGAAGTCAGTCCGTGTCTGAATTGCGGTGCCTGTTGTTCCCATTTTCGTGTGTCTTTTTTCTGGGGTGAATGCGCTTCCTCCGGCGGTACGGTGCCCGATGAACTGGTCACCCAGATCAGCCCCAGCCGGGTGGCGATGAACGGCACCGACTGCAAATCGCCACGTTGCACGGCTTTGGTCGGCGAAGTGGGCAGCCAGGTGCAATGCTCGATTTACGAACAACGCTCCAGCCCCTGCCGTGAATTCGAGTCATCCTGGGAAAACGGCGAGCAGAATGTCGATTGCGACAAGGCGCGTGCCCGCTTCGGCCTGCCGCCCCTGCAACCTGGCTGGGCCGAGATTCCCTACGACCAGAGCGCGTGA